A genomic segment from Orrella daihaiensis encodes:
- the lpxC gene encoding UDP-3-O-acyl-N-acetylglucosamine deacetylase, which produces MFLQRTIKKPVHTTGVGLHSGKRVELTLRPASPGTGIVFHRVDLNPVVDLPAQADGVRDTRMASVLQVGQARVSTVEHLMSALAGMGIDNLHVDLSAEEVPIMDGSSATFVYLLRSAGLQEQAAPKQFLRVLKPIEVREGEGKDAKWARLEPHEGFALAFSIDFKHPAIDSTAGFAEVDFAKQSYAKEISRARTFGFVSEVEALRSMGLARGGSLENAIVVDEYRVLNQEGLRYDDEFVKHKILDAIGDLYLIGKPLIARYVANKSGHAINNQLARNLLADSSAWELVSFESEQAVPAAFKNEWQLA; this is translated from the coding sequence ATGTTTTTGCAGCGCACCATCAAAAAACCGGTTCACACAACCGGTGTTGGTTTGCACTCGGGCAAGCGGGTTGAGCTGACTTTACGTCCGGCCTCGCCAGGTACGGGCATCGTGTTTCATCGCGTGGACTTAAATCCGGTGGTGGATCTGCCTGCGCAAGCTGATGGAGTACGAGACACCCGTATGGCGTCCGTGCTTCAGGTGGGCCAAGCGCGTGTCTCGACGGTTGAACACTTGATGTCAGCACTAGCTGGCATGGGAATTGACAACCTTCACGTCGATTTGTCTGCCGAAGAAGTGCCAATCATGGACGGCAGTTCGGCGACATTTGTCTACCTGTTGCGATCAGCTGGACTGCAAGAGCAAGCTGCACCTAAACAGTTTTTGCGCGTATTAAAGCCAATAGAAGTGCGTGAGGGCGAAGGCAAAGATGCCAAGTGGGCGCGGCTTGAGCCTCATGAAGGTTTTGCGTTGGCGTTTTCGATTGATTTCAAGCACCCGGCAATTGATTCAACTGCTGGATTCGCTGAGGTTGATTTTGCGAAACAGTCCTACGCCAAAGAAATTTCACGTGCTCGAACCTTCGGTTTTGTGAGCGAGGTTGAGGCATTGCGATCAATGGGATTGGCGCGTGGCGGTAGTTTAGAAAACGCCATTGTGGTTGATGAATATCGAGTGCTAAACCAGGAAGGGCTGCGGTATGACGATGAGTTCGTCAAGCACAAGATTCTAGATGCTATTGGTGATCTTTATTTAATTGGTAAACCGCTAATTGCGCGCTATGTTGCCAATAAATCTGGGCATGCGATAAACAACCAACTTGCCCGCAATCTGTTGGCCGACAGCAGTGCATGGGAACTAGTTTCATTTGAGTCAGAACAAGCTGTGCCTGCTGCATTTAAAAATGAGTGGCAACTAGCCTAA
- a CDS encoding DciA family protein has product MGKAVASHALEWAEQGQKTGTVLVTAQRLLALQDAISKELPAAMRKGFAVAQIKGSELTLIADHSALAAKLRQLQPTLLKSIQAAGWNAEILKIKVATRPNTPPATQARKAARPLDETDLNHFDALSSQLQEGPLADAVKRLLSHHRTGSQKNNRS; this is encoded by the coding sequence ATGGGTAAAGCGGTTGCTAGTCACGCATTGGAGTGGGCCGAGCAAGGACAAAAGACGGGCACTGTCCTGGTAACCGCACAGCGATTGCTAGCATTACAGGACGCGATTAGTAAAGAGTTACCCGCAGCCATGCGCAAAGGCTTCGCTGTAGCGCAGATCAAAGGCTCTGAGCTCACGCTCATTGCCGACCACTCGGCTCTAGCAGCCAAATTGCGCCAATTACAACCTACATTGCTCAAAAGCATTCAGGCGGCCGGCTGGAATGCCGAGATTCTTAAGATCAAGGTCGCCACCCGACCAAATACGCCACCTGCGACTCAGGCTCGCAAAGCGGCTCGGCCCTTGGACGAAACCGACTTAAACCATTTCGATGCTCTGAGTAGTCAGCTTCAGGAAGGCCCCTTAGCAGATGCAGTCAAACGTTTGTTATCGCATCACCGGACAGGCTCACAAAAAAACAACCGGTCTTGA
- a CDS encoding M23 family metallopeptidase, with the protein MSIRTVNLIGKFRRHFVYGLLFCLSLASTPAGTLAAVEEQTVTPSLKRIEELFGVAGLTDTRVVWPVAGPYRISSSYGVRRHPIKRKPVFHHGLDIAAVSGTPIVAVAVGRVVFAGWRSGYGRVVEIEHGRGWLSRYAHAKSLTVRKGQLVLAGQMIGRVGRSGHATGAHLHLEFEASGKRIDPMAFWAEVSVSSSQ; encoded by the coding sequence ATGTCTATAAGGACCGTCAACCTGATCGGGAAATTCAGGCGCCATTTTGTTTATGGCTTACTGTTTTGCTTGTCACTCGCATCTACGCCGGCAGGTACGTTGGCAGCCGTAGAAGAGCAGACAGTAACGCCATCACTCAAACGGATAGAAGAGCTATTTGGCGTAGCAGGTCTAACGGACACGAGAGTGGTGTGGCCAGTGGCTGGACCCTATCGAATCAGCTCTAGCTACGGTGTCCGACGCCATCCAATTAAGCGTAAGCCCGTATTCCACCATGGTCTAGACATTGCTGCTGTGTCTGGTACGCCGATTGTTGCCGTGGCAGTAGGACGGGTTGTATTCGCGGGATGGCGCTCCGGTTATGGTCGAGTCGTTGAAATTGAGCATGGGCGAGGATGGCTGTCACGCTATGCGCATGCCAAATCGTTAACAGTCAGGAAAGGGCAGCTCGTACTGGCTGGACAAATGATTGGCAGGGTTGGTCGGTCAGGCCATGCGACTGGTGCCCATTTGCATCTTGAGTTTGAGGCATCCGGCAAGCGGATTGACCCAATGGCCTTCTGGGCAGAGGTCAGTGTCAGTAGCTCACAGTAG
- the secA gene encoding preprotein translocase subunit SecA encodes MLSLIKKVFGSRNDRLLKQLNKDVKRINALEPSMQALSDQQLQALSAKLKERVQGGEALNAILPEAFALVRESSQRVFGMRHFDVQLIGGMVLHSGKIAEMRTGEGKTLMATLPVYLNALTGRGVHVVTVNDYLARRDAEWMGQLYNFLGMSVGVVVPQQSNEEKRAAYRSDITYGTNNEFGFDYLRDNMEYRAEDRRQRGLVFAIVDEVDSILIDEARTPLIISGQAEDHTALYQAMNMVPPLLTRMQSEPKTNEPDPEGDYWVDEKNHQVYLSEAGHENSERILTEKGLLPEGQSLYDPRNISLMHHLMASLRAHSLFHRDQHYVVQDGEVVIVDEFTGRLMVGRRWSDGLHQAVEAKENCKIQFENQTLASITFQNYFRMYEKLAGMTGTADTEAYEFQEIYGLETVIVPTNKPMIRKDTHDQIYKTDQEKYNAILNDIRDCQSRGQPVLVGTTSVENSELLSKALTAAGLKHEVLNAKQHAREAEIVAQAGKPGAITIATNMAGRGTDIVLGGNVLKQIELLLSDQSLDEATRETKAQELRDGWQALHQQVLDAGGLHIIGTERHESRRIDNQLRGRAGRQGDPGSSRFYLSLDDSLMRIFAGDRVRAIMDRLKLPEGEPIEAGMVNRSIESAQRKVESRNFDIRKQLLEYDDVANDQRRVLYGQRNEVLDSTNVGEQVESLRDGALTDVVREFVPEGSVEEQWDLAALQKVLESDWQLDVPIVQTVENSKEFGEEDIVEMVVKAGKAAYDNKIATVGEDTWRPFERSVMLQVIDNHWREHLASLDHLRQGIHLRGYAQKNPKQEYKREAIELFSMMLQRVRDDVVKLLLTVKVQSREEVEAAEREAEKQHVQNVQYHHADQDEALAEPASDKRSSSAQAEHAGGAAMRNPYAKVGRNEPCPCGSGKKFKHCHGKLG; translated from the coding sequence ATGTTATCTCTAATTAAGAAAGTCTTTGGTTCCCGAAACGACCGGCTGTTGAAGCAGCTAAACAAAGATGTCAAGCGCATCAATGCGCTCGAGCCCTCCATGCAGGCCTTGTCTGATCAGCAGCTTCAGGCGCTGTCGGCCAAACTCAAAGAACGGGTTCAAGGCGGTGAGGCGCTGAATGCGATTTTGCCGGAAGCGTTCGCACTTGTTCGTGAGTCGAGTCAGCGAGTGTTCGGGATGAGGCACTTTGATGTGCAATTGATCGGTGGCATGGTCTTGCACTCTGGAAAAATTGCCGAGATGCGCACCGGTGAAGGTAAAACGCTAATGGCAACATTACCGGTTTACCTGAACGCTTTGACTGGGCGCGGCGTTCATGTTGTGACCGTGAACGACTATCTGGCTAGGCGCGATGCTGAATGGATGGGACAGTTGTATAACTTCCTCGGTATGAGCGTAGGCGTCGTCGTGCCGCAACAAAGCAATGAAGAAAAGCGTGCTGCCTATCGGTCAGACATCACGTACGGCACCAATAATGAGTTCGGATTTGACTATCTAAGAGACAACATGGAGTATCGCGCTGAAGACCGTCGACAGCGTGGTCTCGTGTTTGCGATTGTGGATGAGGTCGATTCGATCTTGATTGATGAGGCCCGCACGCCTCTGATCATTTCTGGTCAAGCAGAAGACCACACTGCGCTCTATCAGGCGATGAACATGGTGCCGCCATTGCTGACCAGAATGCAGAGCGAGCCAAAGACAAATGAGCCCGACCCAGAAGGCGACTATTGGGTCGATGAGAAAAACCATCAAGTGTATCTGTCAGAGGCTGGGCACGAAAACTCAGAGAGAATTTTGACGGAAAAAGGCTTATTGCCAGAGGGCCAATCTCTTTATGATCCGCGCAACATCTCACTGATGCATCACTTGATGGCATCTTTGCGTGCCCATAGTCTGTTTCACCGAGACCAACACTACGTCGTTCAAGACGGTGAGGTGGTCATTGTTGACGAGTTTACCGGGCGCCTGATGGTGGGGCGTCGTTGGTCAGATGGATTGCATCAGGCAGTCGAGGCCAAAGAGAACTGCAAAATACAGTTTGAGAACCAGACCTTGGCATCGATTACCTTCCAAAACTATTTCCGCATGTATGAAAAGCTTGCGGGCATGACTGGTACAGCCGATACCGAGGCATATGAATTCCAGGAGATCTATGGGTTAGAGACGGTCATTGTGCCTACCAATAAGCCCATGATCCGCAAGGATACGCATGACCAGATTTACAAGACTGATCAAGAGAAATATAACGCCATCCTGAACGATATTCGTGATTGCCAATCGCGTGGCCAACCTGTTTTGGTAGGTACCACCAGTGTGGAGAACTCCGAATTACTGTCCAAAGCCCTAACGGCTGCGGGTCTGAAGCACGAAGTCCTCAACGCCAAGCAGCATGCGCGCGAGGCGGAGATCGTGGCGCAGGCAGGCAAGCCGGGCGCCATTACGATTGCCACCAACATGGCAGGCCGGGGCACCGACATTGTGCTCGGTGGGAATGTGCTGAAGCAGATTGAGCTGTTGCTATCCGACCAATCATTGGATGAAGCCACTCGTGAGACGAAAGCCCAGGAGTTGCGTGATGGCTGGCAAGCGTTGCACCAACAGGTTTTAGATGCAGGTGGCTTGCACATCATTGGAACAGAGCGGCACGAGTCACGCCGAATTGATAATCAGCTACGTGGTCGTGCAGGGCGCCAAGGCGATCCCGGGTCATCTCGCTTTTATCTATCACTAGACGATTCGCTGATGCGAATCTTTGCGGGTGATCGTGTCAGAGCCATCATGGATCGTCTGAAGTTGCCCGAAGGTGAGCCCATCGAGGCTGGCATGGTCAACCGATCGATCGAATCGGCGCAGCGCAAGGTGGAAAGCCGCAACTTTGATATCCGCAAGCAACTGCTCGAGTATGACGATGTCGCCAACGATCAGCGCCGTGTGCTCTATGGTCAGCGCAACGAGGTGCTCGACAGTACCAATGTGGGTGAGCAAGTCGAGAGCTTGCGCGATGGCGCTCTAACCGATGTGGTCCGTGAGTTTGTTCCCGAGGGCTCAGTCGAGGAGCAGTGGGACTTGGCTGCTCTGCAAAAAGTGCTGGAATCAGACTGGCAGCTCGATGTGCCGATTGTTCAAACGGTAGAGAATTCGAAAGAGTTTGGCGAAGAAGATATTGTTGAGATGGTCGTCAAAGCCGGTAAAGCGGCATACGACAACAAGATCGCTACTGTGGGTGAAGACACTTGGCGGCCGTTCGAACGTTCGGTCATGCTTCAAGTCATCGATAACCACTGGCGAGAGCATCTGGCATCGTTAGATCATCTGCGTCAGGGTATTCATTTGCGCGGTTATGCCCAGAAAAATCCCAAGCAAGAGTACAAGCGCGAAGCAATTGAACTGTTCTCAATGATGTTGCAGCGGGTGCGTGATGATGTTGTCAAGCTATTGTTGACCGTCAAGGTGCAAAGCCGTGAAGAGGTAGAAGCGGCTGAACGCGAGGCAGAAAAACAGCATGTGCAAAACGTCCAGTATCACCATGCCGATCAGGATGAGGCCTTGGCTGAGCCAGCCTCAGACAAACGTAGTTCCTCGGCACAGGCTGAGCACGCAGGTGGTGCAGCGATGCGCAATCCATATGCAAAGGTAGGACGAAATGAGCCATGTCCCTGTGGCAGTGGAAAGAAATTCAAGCACTGTCACGGTAAGCTAGGCTAA
- the ftsH gene encoding ATP-dependent zinc metalloprotease FtsH produces the protein MNNSFSKIAVWMVIALVLFTVFRQFDGRPAAQESVSYTQFMDDAQAGKIRKVDVQGDVLHVTPDNGRPYTITSPGDLWMVSDLMKAGVQVSGKAREEPSLLMSIFVSWFPMLLLIAVWIFFMRQMQGGGKGGAFSFGKSKARMLDESSNNITFADVAGCDEAKEDVQELVDFLRDPSKFQKLGGHIPRGVLMVGSPGTGKTLLAKAIAGEAKVPFFSISGSDFVEMFVGVGAARVRDMFENAKKHAPCIIFIDEIDAVGRQRGAGLGGGNDEREQTLNQMLVEMDGFETGQGVIVIAATNRPDVLDPALLRPGRFDRQVVVPLPDIRGREQILRVHMRKVPIGQNVDPMVLARGTPGFSGADLANLVNEAALFAARRSGRLVDMADFEKAKDKIIMGAERRSIVMPEEERRNTAYHESGHAVVARMLPKTDPVHKVTIIPRGRALGVTMQLPEGDRYSMDKERLLSTIAVLFGGRIAEEIFMNQMTTGASNDFERATAIARDIVTRYGMTTELGPMVYAENEGEVFLGRSVTKTTHVSEATMQKVDSEIRKIIDEQYQRARQILEDNRAKVESMAKALLEWETIDSDQINDIIEGRPPRPPKVPDAPLDSTPPAGPAADARGGNPAEAV, from the coding sequence GTGAACAATTCGTTTTCCAAGATCGCCGTGTGGATGGTTATTGCACTGGTGTTATTTACCGTCTTCAGACAGTTTGACGGTCGTCCGGCTGCGCAGGAGTCTGTTAGCTACACCCAGTTCATGGATGATGCCCAGGCCGGCAAAATCCGTAAGGTTGATGTCCAGGGTGATGTCCTGCACGTGACACCAGATAACGGTCGTCCCTACACCATTACATCGCCTGGTGACCTCTGGATGGTCTCAGATCTCATGAAAGCGGGCGTTCAGGTTTCCGGCAAAGCCCGTGAAGAACCCTCTCTGCTGATGAGCATCTTTGTGTCATGGTTCCCCATGCTGCTTCTGATTGCAGTCTGGATATTTTTTATGCGCCAGATGCAGGGCGGTGGCAAGGGCGGTGCGTTCAGTTTCGGTAAGTCAAAAGCTCGCATGCTCGATGAGTCATCAAACAACATCACGTTTGCAGACGTGGCAGGATGTGATGAGGCCAAGGAAGATGTCCAGGAATTGGTGGATTTCCTCCGAGATCCGTCGAAATTCCAAAAGCTAGGAGGGCACATCCCTCGTGGTGTTCTGATGGTGGGTTCACCTGGTACTGGTAAGACCCTCTTGGCCAAGGCAATCGCTGGGGAGGCCAAAGTACCATTCTTCAGTATCTCTGGCTCAGATTTTGTTGAGATGTTCGTAGGTGTGGGTGCGGCTCGCGTGCGGGATATGTTTGAGAATGCCAAAAAGCATGCGCCTTGCATCATCTTTATCGACGAGATTGACGCTGTTGGTCGCCAGCGTGGCGCGGGTCTCGGTGGCGGTAACGACGAGCGTGAGCAGACTTTGAATCAGATGTTGGTTGAGATGGACGGCTTTGAGACCGGCCAAGGCGTTATTGTGATTGCGGCCACCAACCGCCCTGATGTGCTCGACCCGGCATTGTTGCGTCCAGGCCGATTTGATCGCCAGGTGGTCGTGCCATTGCCGGATATCCGCGGTCGCGAGCAGATCCTGCGTGTTCACATGCGCAAAGTGCCGATCGGTCAGAACGTCGATCCTATGGTCCTTGCACGTGGTACTCCCGGGTTTTCTGGTGCAGACCTTGCCAATCTGGTTAACGAAGCTGCTCTGTTTGCTGCACGCCGAAGCGGGCGCTTGGTCGATATGGCTGATTTTGAAAAAGCCAAAGACAAGATCATCATGGGTGCCGAGCGTCGTTCAATCGTGATGCCCGAGGAAGAGCGCCGTAATACGGCCTACCACGAGTCGGGGCATGCAGTGGTTGCGCGTATGCTCCCTAAAACCGATCCTGTGCATAAAGTGACCATCATCCCGCGAGGCCGGGCGCTAGGTGTGACGATGCAATTGCCTGAGGGTGATCGTTACAGCATGGACAAGGAGCGTTTGCTCTCCACTATCGCAGTGCTCTTTGGCGGGCGTATTGCTGAAGAGATTTTCATGAATCAGATGACCACGGGCGCTTCGAATGACTTCGAGCGCGCTACGGCGATTGCACGCGATATTGTGACGCGCTACGGGATGACGACTGAGCTTGGGCCGATGGTTTACGCCGAGAATGAGGGCGAAGTTTTCCTTGGTCGCAGCGTCACAAAAACCACCCATGTCTCTGAAGCAACCATGCAAAAGGTTGATTCAGAAATTCGCAAGATCATCGATGAGCAGTATCAGCGCGCTCGCCAGATTCTTGAGGATAACCGCGCCAAGGTGGAATCAATGGCCAAGGCTTTGCTCGAGTGGGAAACTATCGACTCTGATCAAATCAACGACATTATTGAGGGTCGTCCTCCACGTCCACCTAAGGTGCCCGATGCACCATTGGATTCGACTCCGCCGGCGGGTCCAGCAGCGGATGCGCGTGGTGGGAACCCTGCCGAGGCCGTCTAG
- the folP gene encoding dihydropteroate synthase produces MSTIWQCGRFEFDLKRPVLMGIVNVTPDSFSDGGLHASAEAAISHARKLIDEGAQILDIGGESTRPGAEPVPTKRELERVMPVLESLRHAGVALSVDTCKPEVMKTALSAGADIINDVTGFRDQAAREVISKHPSCGVCIMHMQGEPRTMQVSPHYDDVVREVSDQLMQVARGLEALGIGRERIALDPGFGFGKTQTHNYTLMRRLSELVVLGYPVLIGVSRKSMIGAVTGRSIDQRLSGSVAAALLAVNFGARVLRVHDVQATRDALAVWEAVTFGLQETQ; encoded by the coding sequence ATGTCGACAATTTGGCAGTGTGGGCGCTTTGAGTTTGACCTCAAGCGCCCTGTTTTAATGGGAATCGTGAATGTCACTCCCGATTCGTTTTCTGACGGTGGTTTACATGCCTCGGCCGAGGCAGCCATCTCTCATGCGCGCAAGTTAATCGATGAGGGTGCGCAGATCCTCGATATAGGCGGGGAGTCCACTAGACCGGGTGCCGAACCAGTCCCTACAAAGCGTGAGCTCGAGCGGGTAATGCCGGTGCTCGAGTCCTTGCGTCACGCCGGGGTCGCTTTGTCAGTCGATACGTGCAAGCCCGAGGTGATGAAGACAGCACTCTCTGCGGGTGCGGACATCATTAACGATGTGACGGGTTTCCGTGATCAAGCTGCACGCGAGGTCATTTCAAAGCATCCGTCATGTGGTGTTTGCATTATGCATATGCAAGGTGAGCCGCGCACGATGCAAGTTTCCCCGCATTATGACGATGTGGTGCGAGAAGTTTCTGATCAGCTCATGCAGGTCGCTCGCGGCCTAGAAGCCCTTGGCATAGGCCGAGAGCGAATTGCGTTAGACCCGGGTTTTGGGTTTGGTAAAACGCAGACTCATAACTACACGCTGATGCGCCGCCTGAGTGAGTTGGTCGTGCTTGGCTATCCAGTTTTGATCGGGGTATCCCGAAAGTCCATGATTGGAGCTGTGACAGGTAGATCGATTGATCAGCGCCTGTCAGGCAGCGTGGCTGCAGCCTTGTTAGCTGTAAACTTTGGTGCTAGGGTCCTGCGGGTGCATGATGTGCAGGCCACAAGAGATGCGCTTGCTGTTTGGGAAGCAGTGACCTTCGGTTTACAGGAAACTCAATGA
- the glmM gene encoding phosphoglucosamine mutase, whose protein sequence is MSRRYFGTDGIRGEVGGEVINPQFALKLGYAAGRVLAQHSGSKSRPSVLIGKDTRISGYMLESALEAGFAAAGVNVLLAGPIPTPAVAYLTRTWRLSAGIVISASHNPYHDNGIKFFSPQGMKLPDAVELEIEAALHEPMGCVSSDCLGRARRIDDAAGRYIEFCKSTFASDLDLSDLSLVVDAANGAAYHIAPHVFRELGAKVHAIGVEPDGFNINEGVGALHPDNLVKEVQARGADFGIALDGDADRIQMVDASGRLYNGDELLYAVVRERAMRTPVAGVVGTLMSNLGLEQAFGALKIPFERAAVGDRYVLEKLKDNQWLFGGESSGHLLCLDCHTTGDGIVAGLQVLAALKRQQTSLAHWISDLTLYPQVMINVPIEPGTDWQSHEPLKRRTLEVEKTLAGKGRVLIRASGTEPKLRLMVEAPESALAHELALSLADSLA, encoded by the coding sequence ATGAGTCGACGTTATTTCGGCACGGACGGTATACGCGGTGAGGTCGGGGGCGAAGTTATTAACCCCCAGTTTGCCCTAAAGCTTGGGTACGCGGCCGGACGCGTTTTGGCGCAGCACTCAGGCAGCAAATCCAGGCCCTCCGTCCTGATTGGAAAAGATACCCGTATTAGCGGGTACATGCTGGAGTCGGCCCTAGAGGCAGGGTTTGCTGCAGCCGGTGTTAATGTGCTCCTAGCCGGTCCCATTCCGACGCCCGCCGTGGCTTATTTGACCCGAACCTGGCGCCTGTCCGCAGGTATCGTCATCAGTGCATCGCATAATCCCTATCACGACAACGGTATCAAGTTTTTCTCGCCCCAGGGGATGAAGCTGCCGGATGCAGTCGAGCTTGAGATCGAAGCCGCTTTGCATGAGCCTATGGGTTGTGTGTCGTCTGATTGTTTAGGGCGTGCACGCCGCATCGACGATGCAGCCGGTCGCTACATAGAGTTTTGTAAGAGCACCTTCGCGTCTGACCTCGATTTATCAGACTTATCGCTAGTGGTCGATGCGGCCAATGGAGCTGCGTACCACATTGCACCGCACGTTTTTAGAGAGCTTGGGGCCAAGGTGCATGCCATCGGCGTTGAGCCTGACGGATTCAATATTAATGAAGGCGTAGGTGCCCTGCATCCGGATAATCTGGTTAAAGAGGTTCAAGCGCGTGGTGCAGACTTTGGGATCGCACTTGATGGCGATGCCGACCGGATTCAAATGGTTGATGCATCCGGGCGCCTTTATAACGGTGATGAGCTGCTTTACGCCGTGGTGCGCGAGCGAGCCATGCGTACACCAGTTGCTGGCGTAGTTGGCACGCTCATGAGCAACCTTGGCCTTGAACAGGCCTTTGGTGCATTAAAGATTCCGTTTGAGCGGGCTGCCGTGGGTGACCGCTATGTTCTTGAAAAGCTCAAAGATAACCAATGGCTCTTTGGCGGCGAGAGCTCTGGGCACTTGCTATGTCTAGATTGTCACACCACCGGTGATGGGATTGTTGCAGGACTGCAGGTGCTCGCAGCGCTTAAGCGTCAGCAAACTAGCTTGGCTCATTGGATTAGTGATCTGACTCTTTACCCTCAGGTGATGATTAATGTTCCCATTGAGCCGGGTACTGACTGGCAGTCGCATGAGCCATTGAAGCGTCGGACCCTGGAAGTCGAGAAGACGCTCGCTGGTAAGGGGCGTGTGCTAATCCGTGCATCTGGCACCGAACCTAAGTTAAGATTAATGGTCGAGGCGCCTGAAAGTGCTTTAGCCCATGAACTGGCGTTATCTCTGGCTGATAGCCTCGCTTAG
- a CDS encoding GNAT family N-acetyltransferase, translating into MLELVRSRASVLSLPTNEANQGELVVGLAQSDEELEAIQRLRFNVFSSEYEAKVADEGSAIDRDAFDVWCEHLMVKDLGTDQVVGTYRVLTPHQARRAGGYYSESEFDLAGLGDIKKSLVEFGRACIHADYRNGSVLMMLWSGLAEILKQGRYEHVFGCASVSLRDDGVTAATVWRSVKDSIGQNEAPVVSPLHRYPVDQLDSHLPAQVPALLRGYLRLGAQVCGEPAWDPDFNTADFPMLLSISNMGTRYRRHFGFE; encoded by the coding sequence ATGCTAGAACTTGTTCGTAGCCGTGCCAGTGTATTGTCTTTGCCCACCAATGAAGCCAATCAAGGCGAATTGGTGGTCGGGTTAGCTCAGTCAGACGAAGAGTTAGAAGCGATACAGCGTCTTCGTTTCAATGTTTTTTCTTCAGAGTACGAGGCTAAAGTTGCCGACGAAGGCAGCGCAATTGACCGCGATGCGTTCGATGTGTGGTGCGAGCATCTCATGGTCAAGGACCTAGGTACCGATCAGGTAGTGGGAACCTATCGGGTGCTCACGCCTCATCAGGCTAGGCGTGCGGGTGGATACTATTCCGAATCCGAATTCGATCTTGCTGGCCTGGGAGATATCAAGAAGTCTTTGGTTGAGTTTGGTCGGGCTTGTATCCATGCCGACTACCGCAACGGCTCGGTCTTGATGATGCTTTGGTCAGGATTGGCTGAAATCTTAAAGCAAGGCCGTTACGAGCATGTGTTCGGATGTGCAAGCGTGAGCTTGCGTGATGATGGTGTAACCGCGGCGACAGTTTGGCGCAGCGTTAAAGATTCCATCGGCCAGAATGAGGCTCCGGTGGTTTCACCTTTACACCGTTACCCGGTTGACCAACTCGATAGCCATTTGCCTGCGCAAGTGCCCGCTTTATTGCGTGGTTACTTGCGTTTGGGCGCGCAGGTCTGCGGTGAACCTGCTTGGGATCCCGATTTCAATACGGCAGATTTTCCGATGCTGCTATCGATTAGCAACATGGGCACTCGTTACCGTCGACACTTTGGGTTCGAGTAA